The proteins below come from a single Erysipelothrix piscisicarius genomic window:
- a CDS encoding LPXTG cell wall anchor domain-containing protein — protein MKKPIVVPEKPETPGIGTKDPILSSEQESLNISTLPKTGINNRFTYGLGSGLTVLGWIFVRGIHKKKSITNKK, from the coding sequence ATGAAGAAGCCAATCGTGGTTCCTGAAAAACCGGAAACACCTGGAATCGGTACAAAAGATCCAATTCTATCAAGTGAACAAGAAAGTTTAAATATTTCGACCTTACCCAAAACAGGAATCAACAATCGTTTTACTTACGGTCTAGGGAGCGGTTTAACAGTTCTTGGCTGGATTTTTGTGAGAGGAATTCACAAAAAGAAATCAATAACTAATAAGAAATAA
- a CDS encoding energy-coupling factor transporter ATPase, whose protein sequence is MKQLAVNGLTFSYDGSRNAIDNVSFDVKKGDYVTVIGHNGSGKSTLAKLIIGLLDCKEGTIEIDNLRLNPDNVYDIREKIAIVFQNPDNQFIGSTVRDDIAFGLENRMIDPSEMDALIHAYSKRVGMEDFLSHEPTKLSGGQKQRVAIAGVLAMQPELLVLDEATSMLDPKGRKEVNDLVHELHTENKMSILSITHDIEEVTMSDYVIVMNDGKIAMQGTPEEILVHAERLVKLSLDIPFSLKFYQAMKAYGITLSTPYDLEGMVEELCQLHSKM, encoded by the coding sequence TTGAAACAATTAGCAGTTAATGGATTAACGTTTTCATATGATGGTTCAAGAAATGCTATTGATAACGTATCATTTGATGTTAAAAAAGGGGATTATGTAACCGTAATTGGTCATAATGGAAGTGGTAAATCTACCCTTGCAAAACTAATAATCGGATTACTTGATTGTAAAGAAGGAACCATTGAAATTGATAATTTACGTTTAAATCCTGACAATGTATATGATATACGCGAGAAAATTGCAATCGTATTTCAAAATCCGGACAACCAGTTTATTGGTTCCACTGTTCGCGATGACATCGCATTTGGATTGGAAAATCGAATGATTGATCCAAGTGAGATGGATGCTTTGATCCACGCGTATTCAAAACGTGTTGGGATGGAAGATTTTCTGAGTCATGAACCTACTAAATTAAGTGGAGGACAAAAACAACGTGTTGCAATTGCAGGTGTTTTAGCCATGCAACCGGAGTTGTTAGTTTTAGATGAGGCAACAAGCATGCTTGATCCCAAGGGTCGAAAAGAAGTGAATGATCTCGTTCATGAATTGCATACAGAAAATAAAATGAGCATTTTATCCATTACCCATGATATCGAAGAAGTGACAATGAGTGATTATGTCATCGTTATGAATGACGGAAAAATTGCAATGCAAGGAACTCCAGAAGAAATTTTAGTTCACGCGGAACGTTTGGTTAAACTCTCATTGGATATTCCTTTTAGTCTTAAATTTTACCAAGCAATGAAGGCTTATGGAATTACATTATCAACGCCATATGATTTAGAAGGGATGGTGGAAGAATTATGTCAATTACATTCGAAAATGTAA
- a CDS encoding energy-coupling factor transporter transmembrane component T family protein yields MNDIALGRYVPLDSKIHKMDPRIKIIAMLVLMVSIFMVKNVWANGLLFLFFVCAILASKLTFKFILKSIKPMMFMLIFLFVMNMFLIRDGELLVHVGFFKIYSGALYQTAFIVTRLVLMIMVTTLLTATTAPLDLTLGIEDLLNPLKKIGVPSHEIAMMISIALRFIPTLIEDTQRIMDAQASRGVDLKEGTFKEKINGAISMLIPLFVSIYHRAEDLADAMEARGYYPGKTRTRYKQLKITASDWMMLFLCIMILIAVIGMGRF; encoded by the coding sequence ATGAACGATATTGCACTCGGTCGTTATGTCCCACTCGATTCTAAAATTCATAAAATGGATCCGCGAATTAAAATTATTGCAATGCTTGTCTTAATGGTATCGATTTTTATGGTTAAAAATGTTTGGGCGAATGGGTTGCTCTTCCTCTTTTTTGTATGTGCAATCCTTGCCTCCAAATTAACATTTAAATTTATTCTGAAATCAATTAAACCGATGATGTTTATGCTTATCTTCTTATTTGTGATGAATATGTTTCTAATACGAGATGGGGAATTGTTGGTACATGTTGGTTTCTTTAAAATATACAGCGGAGCACTATATCAAACGGCATTTATTGTTACGCGATTAGTCTTGATGATTATGGTCACAACACTGCTGACGGCAACAACGGCACCCCTCGATCTAACACTTGGTATTGAAGATTTGTTGAATCCCTTGAAGAAAATTGGCGTGCCTTCTCATGAAATCGCGATGATGATTTCGATTGCGCTTCGCTTTATCCCAACGCTTATTGAAGACACGCAACGAATAATGGATGCTCAAGCGAGTCGTGGGGTTGATCTCAAAGAGGGCACATTTAAAGAGAAAATAAACGGTGCAATTTCTATGTTGATTCCTTTATTTGTTTCAATTTACCATCGTGCGGAAGATCTAGCGGATGCAATGGAAGCACGTGGTTATTATCCTGGTAAAACCCGAACCCGTTATAAGCAACTTAAAATTACTGCTTCGGATTGGATGATGCTGTTTCTCTGTATCATGATCCTCATTGCTGTAATTGGAATGGGGCGCTTCTAA
- the rpsI gene encoding 30S ribosomal protein S9, which yields MTTKNKNAVQYLGTGRRKTSVARVYLTPGTGVITINHKPIEEHLPSELLRMTVRSPFEVTSTQDTFDVNVNVKGGGLTGQAGAIRHGITRALMEASADYRPLLKAAGFVTRDPRAKERKKPGLRGARRAPQFSKR from the coding sequence ATGACAACAAAAAATAAAAACGCTGTACAATACCTAGGTACAGGACGTCGTAAGACATCTGTTGCTCGTGTTTATTTAACTCCTGGAACAGGTGTGATTACAATTAATCACAAACCAATTGAAGAGCATTTGCCTTCAGAACTATTACGTATGACAGTTCGTTCACCATTTGAAGTTACTTCAACTCAAGATACATTTGACGTAAACGTTAATGTTAAAGGTGGCGGTTTAACAGGTCAAGCCGGAGCAATCCGTCATGGTATTACTCGTGCTTTAATGGAAGCATCAGCAGATTACCGTCCATTGTTAAAAGCAGCTGGATTCGTTACACGTGATCCACGTGCTAAGGAACGTAAAAAACCAGGTCTACGCGGCGCTCGTCGTGCACCTCAATTCTCAAAACGTTAA
- a CDS encoding helix-turn-helix transcriptional regulator yields MILNHIREKRAACGYTQQIFADQVGVSRQTIIALEKGSYNPSLELAFKCAIILNCTLDELFQYEEKTL; encoded by the coding sequence TTGATACTCAATCATATTCGTGAAAAACGAGCAGCTTGTGGCTATACCCAACAGATTTTCGCCGATCAAGTCGGGGTGTCACGGCAGACCATTATTGCTCTTGAGAAAGGGTCTTATAATCCGTCTTTAGAACTCGCATTTAAATGTGCAATCATTTTGAATTGTACTCTTGATGAACTCTTTCAATACGAAGAAAAAACCTTATGA
- a CDS encoding GNAT family N-acetyltransferase: MIKTIDLHHDDVMRLVDVWEQSVRDTHDFITEAMIDAMRPEVHTAFASMDAVVVYEDHHMISGFMDVLNQKVEMLFLDASARGHGVGSRLIHYAISEFSVNRVDVNEQNYQARGIL; encoded by the coding sequence ATGATTAAAACAATTGATTTACATCATGATGACGTGATGCGACTTGTGGATGTATGGGAGCAGTCTGTGCGTGATACGCATGATTTTATTACTGAAGCAATGATTGATGCGATGCGTCCAGAAGTTCATACCGCATTTGCATCAATGGATGCAGTCGTTGTCTATGAGGATCATCATATGATTTCAGGGTTTATGGACGTATTAAATCAAAAGGTCGAGATGCTCTTTCTTGATGCATCTGCTCGAGGGCACGGTGTGGGTTCGCGTCTCATCCACTATGCGATTTCAGAATTCTCTGTAAATCGAGTTGATGTGAATGAACAAAATTATCAAGCGCGGGGGATTTTATGA
- the rplM gene encoding 50S ribosomal protein L13, which yields MRQTTMTKPAEVVRQWYIVDGTNMTLGRLASEVAHVLRGKHKPSYTPNVDGGDYVIVINADKIKVSGDQEYKKMYYNHSHYPGGMRERSTRTMRETYTIEWVERAIHGMLPHTRLGDKQRTHLFVYKGENHPHAAQQPVEMVIKG from the coding sequence ATGCGTCAAACAACTATGACGAAACCAGCAGAGGTTGTACGCCAATGGTACATCGTCGACGGAACAAACATGACATTAGGTCGTCTTGCGAGTGAAGTTGCACATGTATTACGTGGTAAACACAAACCTTCATACACACCTAACGTTGATGGTGGAGATTACGTAATCGTAATCAACGCTGACAAGATTAAAGTCAGTGGAGATCAAGAATATAAGAAAATGTACTACAATCACTCACACTACCCAGGTGGTATGAGAGAGCGTTCAACACGTACAATGCGCGAAACATACACAATCGAATGGGTTGAAAGAGCTATTCATGGTATGTTACCACATACACGTTTAGGCGATAAACAACGTACACACTTATTTGTATACAAGGGCGAAAACCACCCTCACGCAGCACAACAACCTGTGGAAATGGTTATTAAGGGATAG
- a CDS encoding PTS sugar transporter subunit IIC — protein MDAFVKFLDEKLSAPMAKLANQRHLRAIRDGIIATLPLIVVGSFFLILAAPPLPQSWKLYQFLTGHAAKILLPFRLSMAIMTLYATFGIGSSLAKSYDLDELSGGILATAAFLLTFIPINIPADAGLEVSGWVLPMANLGGAGMFVGIITSILAVEIFRWTDKSNFKISMPPQVPTSVARSFEALVPTAIILVLMATITYWIGFNWHTFIAGLVKPIVHAADTLPSVLIIVFLVTFFWSFGIHGVSIIGTLARPIWLQLLDNNTAASVAGQALPAISAEPFYQWFIWIGGSGATIGLAIAMAFFSKSAYAKSLGKTAFIPACFNINEPIIFGAPIVMNPILIIPFIITPLVGTVIAWLATSAGLVNRVIVTAPWTLPGPIGAYIATGGDYRAAILNILLIVISVVIYYPFFKIYDNKLLEEERVGS, from the coding sequence ATGGACGCATTTGTAAAGTTTTTGGATGAAAAATTGTCCGCGCCAATGGCTAAACTTGCGAACCAACGACATCTGAGAGCAATTCGTGACGGGATCATCGCTACATTGCCGTTAATCGTTGTGGGATCTTTCTTTTTGATTCTTGCAGCACCGCCATTACCACAGAGTTGGAAGCTCTATCAATTTCTAACAGGCCATGCCGCTAAAATTCTACTGCCATTTAGATTATCGATGGCAATCATGACGCTTTATGCTACATTTGGAATTGGATCAAGCTTGGCTAAGTCTTATGATTTGGATGAACTTTCGGGAGGAATTTTAGCGACTGCAGCCTTCCTATTGACTTTTATACCGATAAACATTCCTGCAGATGCAGGGTTGGAAGTATCGGGATGGGTATTACCAATGGCAAACCTTGGTGGAGCAGGGATGTTTGTTGGAATTATCACATCAATCCTTGCAGTCGAAATATTCCGTTGGACTGATAAATCAAACTTCAAGATTTCAATGCCGCCTCAAGTTCCAACATCTGTTGCGCGCTCGTTTGAAGCACTTGTTCCAACCGCAATCATACTTGTACTTATGGCAACCATTACGTATTGGATTGGCTTTAACTGGCATACATTTATCGCTGGACTTGTAAAACCAATTGTCCATGCTGCCGATACACTACCAAGTGTTCTTATCATTGTTTTCCTTGTTACATTCTTCTGGTCATTTGGGATTCATGGTGTCTCCATTATTGGGACATTAGCACGTCCGATTTGGCTACAACTATTGGATAATAATACCGCTGCATCCGTAGCGGGACAGGCACTTCCAGCAATCAGTGCAGAGCCCTTCTATCAATGGTTTATTTGGATTGGTGGTTCAGGGGCAACGATTGGTCTTGCAATTGCCATGGCCTTCTTTTCAAAATCCGCATATGCTAAATCATTAGGTAAAACCGCATTTATTCCTGCATGTTTTAATATCAATGAACCGATTATATTTGGTGCACCCATTGTGATGAACCCAATATTAATCATTCCATTTATCATTACACCACTTGTAGGTACGGTTATCGCGTGGTTGGCAACTTCAGCCGGCTTGGTTAATCGTGTTATTGTTACAGCTCCGTGGACGTTGCCTGGACCTATTGGGGCCTATATCGCAACAGGTGGCGATTATCGAGCAGCGATTTTAAATATTCTACTCATCGTAATTTCAGTTGTGATTTACTATCCATTCTTTAAAATCTATGATAATAAACTATTAGAAGAAGAACGCGTAGGAAGTTAA
- a CDS encoding DNA-directed RNA polymerase subunit alpha gives MNKFERAKFEVKEFDETAHYGKFVIEPLERGFGNTIGNALRRVLLSSLPGAAVYSIKIEGVYHEFTSIAGVGEDVTGIVLNVKDLVLNVQDEEVYTLRISQKGPKVVTAADIECPANVEILNKDHIIATLAEGAVLEMELKARNGRGYVSSDENKLIYQNASQGIGTIFTDSIYTPIERVKYHIEPTRVGQDSKYDRLIMEVWTNGSIQPQVALSLGSKILMDHLEQIVAIKDSVYETESVIKPDVSGVENPMATMMIEDLDLSVRSYNCLKRAGIQTVEELTLKTEDEMMRIRNLGKKSLKEVKDKLHDLGLGFKSFE, from the coding sequence TTGAACGTGCGAAATTTGAAGTAAAAGAATTTGATGAAACAGCACATTATGGTAAGTTCGTTATCGAACCACTTGAACGTGGTTTTGGTAATACTATCGGGAATGCGCTAAGACGTGTACTCCTTTCATCTTTACCAGGAGCAGCAGTTTACTCAATTAAAATTGAGGGTGTGTATCATGAATTCACATCAATTGCAGGCGTAGGAGAAGATGTTACAGGTATAGTTCTCAACGTTAAGGATCTTGTTTTAAATGTTCAAGATGAAGAAGTTTATACACTTCGCATCTCACAAAAAGGTCCTAAAGTTGTTACAGCAGCTGACATCGAATGCCCAGCAAATGTGGAGATCTTAAATAAAGATCACATTATTGCAACACTTGCAGAAGGTGCAGTGTTAGAGATGGAGCTTAAAGCTCGTAATGGTCGTGGCTATGTAAGTTCTGATGAAAACAAATTAATCTATCAAAATGCATCACAAGGAATTGGCACGATTTTTACAGATTCTATTTATACTCCAATTGAAAGAGTTAAGTATCATATCGAACCGACACGTGTCGGTCAAGACTCTAAATATGATCGTTTAATTATGGAAGTTTGGACAAATGGTTCAATACAACCTCAAGTAGCGTTATCATTAGGTTCAAAAATTTTAATGGACCATTTAGAGCAAATTGTTGCAATTAAAGATTCAGTTTATGAAACAGAATCTGTAATTAAACCTGATGTTTCAGGCGTTGAAAATCCAATGGCAACAATGATGATCGAAGATTTAGACTTGTCAGTTCGTTCATATAACTGCTTAAAGCGCGCAGGTATTCAAACAGTTGAAGAGTTAACACTTAAAACTGAAGATGAAATGATGCGCATTCGTAATCTAGGTAAGAAGTCACTTAAAGAAGTTAAAGACAAACTCCATGATCTTGGATTAGGCTTTAAATCATTTGAATAG
- a CDS encoding Dps family protein has translation MNNLYEEMNVFLADQIVLGMKIHNIHWFLKGEGFFPVHEQMDTYYEEAEERIDEVAERLLTIGSKPVGNLAEVLKMTSIKELDQSWKTAKEGFEHLIVDFEHMNRSALRLVELAEAANDPGTADYFTAVSQDLGKNLWMFNTYIRD, from the coding sequence ATGAATAACTTGTATGAAGAAATGAATGTATTTTTGGCTGATCAAATTGTTTTGGGTATGAAAATTCATAATATCCACTGGTTCTTAAAAGGTGAAGGCTTCTTCCCTGTTCACGAACAAATGGACACCTATTATGAAGAAGCAGAAGAACGTATTGATGAAGTTGCTGAACGCCTTCTAACAATCGGATCAAAGCCTGTAGGAAACTTAGCAGAAGTCCTAAAAATGACTTCGATTAAAGAATTGGATCAATCTTGGAAAACAGCAAAAGAAGGTTTTGAGCACCTTATTGTTGATTTTGAACACATGAATCGTTCTGCATTACGATTGGTTGAACTTGCTGAAGCAGCAAACGACCCTGGAACTGCGGACTACTTTACGGCAGTGTCACAAGATCTTGGCAAAAACTTATGGATGTTTAATACTTACATTCGTGACTAA
- a CDS encoding energy-coupling factor transporter ATPase, giving the protein MSITFENVSYVYAPNSPFSHHALTDINTSIQTGKITAIIGATGSGKSTLVQHLNGLIQPSHGRVTILDHKIQANDKTRNLKQLRSKVGLVFQFPEMQLFEETIYKDVAFGPKNFGFDEKQIQENVARSLNLVGIQPEIWERSPLDLSGGQKRRVAIAGVLATNPDVIVLDEPTAGLDPQGSKDMMDLFVRLNQEMNKTVIMVTHDMDHVLRYADNVLVLNQGRVYYDGPVKEFFDDPNKLETLGFVAPKILQLKQLLKKRGFDTDSSLELDEIAGMIKGELK; this is encoded by the coding sequence ATGTCAATTACATTCGAAAATGTAAGTTATGTTTATGCACCCAATTCGCCATTTTCCCATCATGCGTTGACGGATATTAATACATCCATCCAAACAGGTAAGATTACGGCCATTATTGGAGCAACAGGAAGTGGTAAATCAACTTTGGTCCAACATTTGAATGGACTTATCCAGCCCAGTCATGGCAGGGTAACAATCTTAGACCATAAAATACAAGCAAATGATAAAACACGTAATTTGAAGCAATTACGTTCAAAGGTTGGCTTGGTATTTCAATTTCCAGAGATGCAACTCTTTGAAGAAACGATTTACAAAGATGTTGCTTTTGGACCGAAGAATTTTGGTTTTGATGAGAAACAAATTCAAGAGAACGTTGCCCGATCATTAAATCTTGTTGGAATTCAACCGGAAATATGGGAGCGATCGCCTTTAGATCTTTCAGGAGGCCAAAAACGTCGCGTTGCAATTGCAGGGGTTCTTGCAACCAATCCAGATGTAATCGTTCTTGATGAACCGACTGCAGGCTTGGATCCACAAGGAAGCAAGGACATGATGGATTTATTTGTTCGATTGAATCAAGAGATGAACAAAACAGTGATTATGGTTACCCATGATATGGATCATGTCCTAAGATATGCAGATAATGTTTTAGTGCTAAATCAAGGCCGCGTCTATTACGATGGACCTGTTAAGGAATTCTTTGACGATCCAAACAAGCTTGAGACCTTGGGCTTTGTAGCGCCGAAAATATTGCAGTTGAAGCAACTACTCAAAAAGCGTGGTTTTGATACAGACTCGTCTTTAGAACTTGATGAGATTGCTGGAATGATCAAGGGGGAATTAAAATGA
- the truA gene encoding tRNA pseudouridine(38-40) synthase TruA, which translates to MRFKATVQYDGSMFKGWQKQPSGRCIQTEIESVLTRINKVPIHISGSGRTDAGVHALGQVFHFDNIVNMDEKQLFRALNTLLPDDISITDIHPVHSDFHARFDVVSKTYEYRLNMGSYNLFERNYVYQYNKSLDLQAVREAMQVFIGTHDFTSFNATGLDEIENQVRTITDFDLIVAGDQLSFVVSGDGFLRYMVRMIVATCVACGSGKCTPHDINLMLKEADKNSVSYNIDACGLYLKEVNYK; encoded by the coding sequence ATGCGATTTAAAGCGACAGTTCAATACGATGGATCTATGTTTAAAGGCTGGCAAAAACAGCCGTCAGGTCGTTGTATTCAAACTGAAATTGAATCAGTCCTCACAAGAATCAATAAAGTTCCAATTCATATCAGTGGATCAGGACGCACCGATGCAGGCGTTCATGCCTTAGGTCAAGTCTTTCATTTTGATAACATCGTAAATATGGACGAAAAACAATTGTTTCGTGCACTTAATACACTTTTACCCGATGATATCTCAATAACAGATATCCATCCAGTTCATTCTGATTTTCATGCTCGTTTTGATGTTGTGTCGAAAACGTATGAATATCGGTTAAACATGGGGTCTTACAATCTTTTCGAACGAAACTATGTTTATCAATACAATAAGTCTTTAGATCTTCAAGCTGTTCGAGAAGCAATGCAAGTTTTTATTGGAACGCATGATTTTACTTCATTCAATGCGACCGGTCTTGATGAAATTGAAAATCAGGTTCGAACCATTACTGATTTTGATCTCATCGTAGCGGGTGATCAATTAAGTTTTGTAGTTTCTGGAGATGGATTTTTGCGTTATATGGTTCGCATGATCGTTGCGACATGTGTTGCATGTGGGAGTGGTAAATGTACACCTCACGATATCAATTTGATGCTCAAAGAAGCAGATAAAAACAGTGTTTCCTACAATATTGATGCTTGTGGTTTATACTTGAAGGAAGTTAACTATAAATAA
- a CDS encoding 5'-nucleotidase C-terminal domain-containing protein, protein MTLITPGSTVLSVAADTSIQAQNTVTIMHTNDMHGRFGTKSLGLAHIKTLKDEINPLLLVDGGDAFQGLPISNVDKGASMAKIMNAVGYDAMVVGNHEFDFGTAVALGEAEGFGSNVKFPVLSSNTVYTESNQKVFKESTLISKPNSNAALIEKDGYKIAVIGATTPETQTKTHPKNIEGISWLDPIPTVTHEILKEDYQDVDFYVVLTHLGIDNETKNAWRSDTLAQSLSENSSMKDKKILIVDGHSHTPIENGIHVGDNVILVQTGEHLNNVGLVTLNLDDFGSSVAKLIPLKDIANQPDPEIMNIIQTSDAAYSDLVAKVIKENNMIEFQGQRDWVRVQETNLGNIITDSMVAYGKEGFKNPTDFAVINGGGIRANLSKGPITLGDVISVLPFGNVMAQISVNGQQVWDMFEFSLRTDVQDALDNHGLPKLGSNGGFLHVSDTIRIHYDPTKDASSRVLRIEIYDANQDQFVPIDFEKTYYMATNDFLAAGGDGYSMLGGAREEGPSLDAVFADFIEHNAFIDWGRYDETQIPQRIISILEKDYASPGVSP, encoded by the coding sequence TTGACACTTATTACTCCTGGATCTACAGTCCTCTCTGTGGCTGCAGATACTTCGATACAAGCGCAAAATACTGTTACGATTATGCACACCAATGATATGCACGGTCGTTTTGGTACGAAATCGCTTGGGCTTGCACACATTAAGACACTAAAAGATGAGATAAATCCACTACTATTAGTCGATGGTGGCGATGCCTTTCAAGGTCTACCGATTTCAAATGTAGATAAGGGTGCAAGTATGGCAAAAATCATGAATGCCGTTGGCTATGATGCAATGGTCGTTGGAAACCACGAGTTTGATTTTGGTACGGCGGTTGCATTAGGTGAAGCGGAAGGTTTTGGTTCAAACGTAAAGTTTCCAGTCCTTTCATCAAATACGGTCTATACTGAGTCAAATCAAAAAGTCTTTAAAGAGTCGACGCTTATTTCAAAACCAAATTCAAACGCTGCCCTTATTGAAAAGGATGGTTATAAAATTGCGGTGATTGGGGCAACAACTCCTGAAACTCAGACTAAAACGCATCCTAAAAATATTGAAGGCATATCATGGTTGGACCCAATTCCAACCGTTACACATGAAATTCTAAAAGAAGACTATCAGGATGTTGATTTTTATGTTGTCTTAACACATCTCGGTATTGATAATGAAACTAAAAATGCATGGCGCTCAGATACGCTAGCACAATCTTTATCTGAAAACAGTAGTATGAAAGATAAGAAGATTCTCATTGTAGATGGTCATTCTCATACGCCTATTGAAAATGGAATTCATGTCGGGGATAATGTAATCTTAGTTCAAACCGGAGAGCATTTAAACAACGTAGGACTTGTAACGCTTAATCTAGATGATTTCGGTTCAAGTGTTGCGAAATTAATTCCCTTAAAGGACATTGCAAATCAACCAGATCCAGAAATAATGAATATTATTCAAACTTCAGATGCGGCATATTCAGATCTCGTCGCGAAAGTCATTAAAGAAAACAATATGATTGAATTCCAAGGTCAACGGGATTGGGTACGTGTTCAAGAAACAAACTTGGGTAATATCATTACCGACTCGATGGTAGCTTATGGAAAAGAAGGATTTAAAAATCCTACAGATTTCGCGGTCATTAATGGTGGTGGTATTCGGGCAAATCTTTCGAAAGGACCGATAACATTAGGTGATGTCATCAGTGTATTGCCCTTTGGGAATGTAATGGCTCAAATTTCGGTAAACGGCCAACAAGTTTGGGATATGTTCGAGTTCTCGCTGCGTACTGATGTGCAAGATGCTCTTGATAATCATGGACTTCCAAAATTAGGTTCAAATGGAGGTTTCTTACATGTATCGGATACGATCCGCATCCATTATGATCCCACAAAAGATGCATCCAGTCGCGTCCTAAGAATTGAAATTTATGATGCTAATCAGGATCAATTCGTTCCAATTGATTTCGAAAAAACTTATTACATGGCGACCAATGATTTTCTTGCTGCTGGTGGCGATGGATACTCGATGTTGGGTGGTGCGCGTGAAGAAGGACCATCCCTTGATGCAGTCTTCGCAGATTTTATAGAACATAACGCATTTATCGATTGGGGACGCTATGATGAAACCCAAATTCCGCAACGAATTATTTCGATTCTTGAAAAAGATTATGCCAGCCCAGGTGTATCTCCTTAG
- the rplQ gene encoding 50S ribosomal protein L17 — protein sequence MKNRKLGRDSAHRKALLRNLSTSLIVHGRIETTEKKAMELRSVADKLVTLAKRGDLHARREAAKIVFNVVADEKTGQTALQKLFDEIGPKYADRNGGYTRVIKTEMRRGDAAPMAIIEFV from the coding sequence ATGAAAAACCGTAAATTAGGTCGTGATTCAGCTCACCGTAAAGCATTGCTACGCAATCTTTCAACTAGCTTAATTGTTCATGGTCGAATCGAAACAACAGAAAAGAAAGCAATGGAACTTCGTTCAGTTGCAGATAAACTTGTAACTCTTGCAAAACGCGGGGATTTACATGCTCGTCGTGAAGCAGCAAAAATCGTTTTTAACGTTGTTGCTGATGAAAAAACTGGTCAAACAGCTCTTCAAAAACTTTTTGATGAAATTGGACCTAAATATGCAGACCGCAATGGTGGTTACACACGTGTAATCAAAACTGAAATGCGTCGTGGTGATGCAGCTCCAATGGCTATTATTGAATTCGTTTAA